From the Apis cerana isolate GH-2021 linkage group LG3, AcerK_1.0, whole genome shotgun sequence genome, one window contains:
- the LOC107997273 gene encoding protein retinal degeneration B isoform X5 encodes MLIKEYRIPLPLTVEEYRIAQLYMIAKKSREESQGAGSGVEIIVNEPYSNGPGGNGQYTHKIYHVGSHLPEWFKSLLPRSALIAKEEAWNAYPYTKTRYTCPFVEKFSIEIETYYFPDNGYQENVFKLSGSDLRNRIVDIIDIVKDQCDYVKEEDPKLYVSQKTNRGPLTESWLEEYWADVKGKQQPTSSGKSLMCAYKLCRVEFRYWGVQTKLEKFIHDIALRKTMVRAHRQAWAWQDEWNGLTMENIREIERQTQLALQKRMANAEGSEESPNDNQEKSISNTTMTPQESDVAMTLAATLGSIEKNEDFQSPTSARKSSDIPMTNTAISSEGEVSPEDSPTEVPELRNASTEEKADAKKSWKKNKAAMNSPCSNKSFDMQIANWRMESIVRESESDSEDEFFDCQAEEDDNTFTSSTMANKEDDTIFSSSYLQRMASERSSKRLQISTSASIDASYPASPQHSPTHQPCKTTVLLIVMHAGSVLDANVDLTAKKSDITTFKGAFESVMRQRYSSMVGHVAIKFVSCPSICTEGLGILSSLSPYSFDVSPSSMDAPQVTHDTIPIGAIPLLASSTSEYQDAVSRVIAGANQVYHDFIKSEEGRGFTGQICFIGDSVGAILTYDALCRSVHSRHNSENNILDNQGIENSMNTEDGKHLTAPSPRRKSSSTCESSHSKLDFDVGEFFMFGSPLALVLAYRKISADKSTNIKRPLVNQLYNLFHPTDPVAARLEPLISARFSLLPPVNVAQYQKYPLGNGQPYHLLEAIQTNPQLFTDGLNIPNMSMSHLRRLSDISIHSTMSGVVENVPLQVISNLTQKWWGTKRLDYALYCPEGLANFPTNALPHLFHASYWESFDVIAFILRQLGRFDLPLLANEEKELTCFRPGQPREKWNKKRTSVKLKNVAANHRANDVIVREGAPQVLIARFMYSPIDVIALTGEKVDIHIMKDAPAGEWTYLSTEITDKNGRITYKIPDDKALGYGLYPVKMIVRGDHTFVDFFLTVIPPKTECVVFSIDGSFTASMSVSGKDPKVRAGAVDIVRHWQELGYLIIYITARPDMQQQKVVSWLSQHNFPHGLVSFADGLSTDPLGHKAAYLNKLVQEHGVIIHHAYGSSKDISVYTAINLKPNQIFIIGKVSKKYHALATILHDGYAAHLSMLQAHGGSRPAQGNARMVIPRGQFGLPGQNASLRRRSSFRLAKRAISQPTPSKVVYPLERSTSVGPPISSQTTSTFRSTAPEKL; translated from the exons ATGTTGATAAAAGAATATCGAATACCGCTGCCTCTCACTGTAGAAGAATATAGAATTGCTCAGCTTTACATGATAgcg aaaaaatCTAGAGAAGAAAGTCAAGGAGCAGGCAGCGGTGtagaaataatagtaaatgaaCCCTATAGTAATGGTCCAGGAGGAAATGGACAATATactcataaaatttatcatgtgGGCAGTCATCTTCCAGAATGGTTCAAAAGTTTGTTACCTAGGTCCGCATTAATCGCCAAGGAAGAAGCATGGAACGCTTATCCTTACACAAAAACTCGTTATACTTGTCCTTTTGTTGAAAAGTTTTCTATCGAAATAGAAACGTACTATTTTCCTGACAATGGTTACCAAGAAAATGTCTTCAAGCTCAGTGGTAGTGATTTAAGAAATAGAATTGTAG ATATAATTGACATTGTAAAGGATCAATGTGACTATGTGAAAGAGGAGGATCCTAAATTGTATGTATCTCAGAAAACTAATCGAGGACCTCTTACGGAATCATGGCTAGAAGAATACTGGGCTGatgtaaaa GGAAAGCAACAACCGACATCATCCGGAAAATCATTAATGTGTGCATACAAATTATGCCGTGTAGAGTTCCGTTATTGGGGTGTACAAaccaaattagaaaaatttatacacgATATAG CTTTGCGAAAAACTATGGTTAGAGCTCATAGACAAGCTTGGGCTTGGCAAGATGAATGGAACGGTTTGACtatggaaaatattcgagaaattgaACGACAAACACAATTGGCATTGCAAAAAAGAATGGCCAACGCAGAGGGTAGTGAAGAATCCCCGAATGACAATCAAGAGAAATCTATTTCCAATACGACGATGACTCCTCAAGAATCAGATGTTGCCATGACGTTAGCTGCCACACTTGGAAGCATCgagaaaaatgaagattttCAAAGTCCTACAAGTGCTAGAAAATCATCTGATATACCAATGACAAATACAGCTATCAGTTCAGAGGGTGAAGTTAGTCCCGAAGATTCGCCGACTGAAGTACCCGAGCTTAG aaatgctTCTACTGAAGAAAAAGCAGATGCAAAGAAATCatggaagaagaataaagCAGCAATGAATTCGCCATGctcgaataaaagttttgaTATGCAAATAGCAAATTGGCGCATGGAAAGTATCGTGAGAGAATCCGAATCTGATAGTGAAGATGAGTTTTTTGACTGCCAAG CAGAAGAGGACGACAATACGTTCACTTCGTCCACTATGGCAAACAAAGAAG acgaCACGATATTTTCATCTTCATATCTACAACGAATGGCTAGTGAACGTAGCAGTAAAAGATTGCAAATTTCTACTTCAGCCAGTATTGATGCCTCATATCCAGCTTCACCTCAACATTCTCCAACCCATCAACCATGCAAAACTACTGTCCTTCTTATTGTAATGCATGCAGGAAGTGTACTAG atgCTAATGTTGATTTAACGGCGAAAAAATCAGATATCACAACTTTCAAAGGAGCCTTCGAATCTGTAATGAGACAGCGCTATTCCAGTATGGTCGGACATGTTGCTATTAAGTTCGTTTCTTGTCCATCAATTTGCACTGAAGGTCTTGGTATTTTATCgag tTTAAGTCCTTATAGTTTCGATGTTTCACCTTCCTCTATGGATGCTCCTCAAGTAACACACGATACTATTCCAATTGGTGCTATACCTCTGCTTGCTAGTTCTACTTCTGAATATCAGGATGCTGTCTCACGAGTTATAGCAGGAGCGAATCAAGTTTATCatgattttatcaaaagtGAAGAAGGTCGTGGTTTTACGGGACAGATTTGCTTTATTGGAGATTCAGTAGGAGCGATTTTAACATATGACGCTTTGTGTAGATCTGTTCATTCTAGACATAATAGCGAGAACAATATTTTGGATAATCAGGGCATTGAGAATAGCATGAACACTGAAGATGGCAAACACTTGACTGCACCTTCTCCTAGAAGGAAATCTTCTAGTACATG tgaGAGTTCACATTCTAAATTGGATTTTGATGTAGGAGAATTTTTCATGTTTGGTAGTCCACTTGCTTTAGTATTagcatatagaaaaatttctgcaGATAAATCTACTAATATAAAGAGACCATTGgtgaatcaattatataacttatttcaTCCTACTGATCCTGTAGCTGCTAGATTAGAACCACTCATTTCTGCAagattttctcttcttccgcCTGTGAATGTAGCTCAATATCAAAAGTATCCATTAGGAAATGGACAGCCTTATCATTTGT tgGAAGCTATTCAAACAAATCCACAATTATTTACGGATggattaaatattccaaatatgtCAATGTCCCATTTAAGACGACTGTCCGATATATCGATTCATAGTACGATGTCTGGTGTAGTTGAAAATGTTCCTTTGCAAGTAATATCAAATT tAACACAAAAATGGTGGGGTACAAAGAGATTAGATTATGCTCTCTATTGTCCTGAAGGTTTAGCAAATTTCCCTACAAATGCTTTGCCTCATCTTTTTCATGCCAGTTATTGGGAATCTTTTGATGTTATTGCATTTATTCTGCGACAATTAGGCAGATTTGATTTACCATTACTCGCAAAtgaagagaaagaattaaCTTGTTTCCGTCCAGGTCAACCTAGAGAGAAATGGAATAAGAAACGTACTTCTGTTAAACTTAAG aatGTTGCTGCCAATCATAGAGCAAATGATGTAATTGTTAGAGAAGGAGCACCTCAAGTGCTGATTGCTAGATTTATGTATAGTCCAATTGACGTTATCGCTTTAACcg gcgAAAAAGTAGATATTCATATTATGAAGGATGCACCTGCAGGGGAATGGACATATTTATCAACTGAAATAACTGATAAGAATGGtagaataacatataaaatacctGATGATAAAGCATTGGGATATGGTCTTTACCCAGTTAAAATGATTGTtag aGGTGATCATACATTCGTAGACTTCTTCTTGACTGTGATTCCACCAAAAACAGAGTGCGTAGTATTTAGTATAGATGGCTCATTTACTGCAAGTATGTCTGTAAGTGGAAAAGATCCGAAAGTTAGAGCTGGAGCTGTTGATATTGTcag aCATTGGCAAGAACtgggatatttaattatatatattactgcAAGACCTGATATGCAACAACAGAAAGTTGTTTCCTGGTTATCTCAGCACAACTTTCCTCATGGCCTTGTGTCCTTTGCAGATGGTCTTTCAACAGATCCCCTGGGTCATAAAGcggcatatttaaataaacttgtACAG GAACACGGTGTAATAATTCATCACGCATATGGTAGCAGTAAAGATATTAGTGTTTACACTGCAATTAATCTTAAgccaaatcaaattttcatcattgGGAAAGTGTCAAAAAAATACCATGCTTTGGCAACTATCCTTCACGATGGTTATGCTGCTCATTTAAGTATGCTACAGGCGCACGGAGGCTCGAGACCTGCTCAGGGTAATGCACGTATGGTGATTCCAAGAGGTCAATTCGGTTTACCCGGACAAAACGCTTCTCTACGACGAAGAAG ctCTTTTAGATTGGCGAAGCGTGCAATATCTCAACCAACTCCGAGTAAAGTGGTCTATCCCTTGGAACGATCAACGAGTGTTGGGCCTCCAATTTCATCACAGACTACATCAACCTTCCGATCCACGGCACCAGAGAAACTTTGA
- the LOC107997273 gene encoding protein retinal degeneration B isoform X6, producing the protein MLIKEYRIPLPLTVEEYRIAQLYMIAKKSREESQGAGSGVEIIVNEPYSNGPGGNGQYTHKIYHVGSHLPEWFKSLLPRSALIAKEEAWNAYPYTKTRYTCPFVEKFSIEIETYYFPDNGYQENVFKLSGSDLRNRIVDIIDIVKDQCDYVKEEDPKLYVSQKTNRGPLTESWLEEYWADVKGKQQPTSSGKSLMCAYKLCRVEFRYWGVQTKLEKFIHDIALRKTMVRAHRQAWAWQDEWNGLTMENIREIERQTQLALQKRMANAEGSEESPNDNQEKSISNTTMTPQESDVAMTLAATLGSIEKNEDFQSPTSARKSSDIPMTNTAISSEGEVSPEDSPTEVPELRNASTEEKADAKKSWKKNKAAMNSPCSNKSFDMQIANWRMESIVRESESDSEDEFFDCQEEDDNTFTSSTMANKEDDTIFSSSYLQRMASERSSKRLQISTSASIDASYPASPQHSPTHQPCKTTVLLIVMHAGSVLDANVDLTAKKSDITTFKGAFESVMRQRYSSMVGHVAIKFVSCPSICTEGLGILSSLSPYSFDVSPSSMDAPQVTHDTIPIGAIPLLASSTSEYQDAVSRVIAGANQVYHDFIKSEEGRGFTGQICFIGDSVGAILTYDALCRSVHSRHNSENNILDNQGIENSMNTEDGKHLTAPSPRRKSSSTCESSHSKLDFDVGEFFMFGSPLALVLAYRKISADKSTNIKRPLVNQLYNLFHPTDPVAARLEPLISARFSLLPPVNVAQYQKYPLGNGQPYHLLEAIQTNPQLFTDGLNIPNMSMSHLRRLSDISIHSTMSGVVENVPLQVISNLTQKWWGTKRLDYALYCPEGLANFPTNALPHLFHASYWESFDVIAFILRQLGRFDLPLLANEEKELTCFRPGQPREKWNKKRTSVKLKNVAANHRANDVIVREGAPQVLIARFMYSPIDVIALTGEKVDIHIMKDAPAGEWTYLSTEITDKNGRITYKIPDDKALGYGLYPVKMIVRGDHTFVDFFLTVIPPKTECVVFSIDGSFTASMSVSGKDPKVRAGAVDIVRHWQELGYLIIYITARPDMQQQKVVSWLSQHNFPHGLVSFADGLSTDPLGHKAAYLNKLVQEHGVIIHHAYGSSKDISVYTAINLKPNQIFIIGKVSKKYHALATILHDGYAAHLSMLQAHGGSRPAQGNARMVIPRGQFGLPGQNASLRRRSSFRLAKRAISQPTPSKVVYPLERSTSVGPPISSQTTSTFRSTAPEKL; encoded by the exons ATGTTGATAAAAGAATATCGAATACCGCTGCCTCTCACTGTAGAAGAATATAGAATTGCTCAGCTTTACATGATAgcg aaaaaatCTAGAGAAGAAAGTCAAGGAGCAGGCAGCGGTGtagaaataatagtaaatgaaCCCTATAGTAATGGTCCAGGAGGAAATGGACAATATactcataaaatttatcatgtgGGCAGTCATCTTCCAGAATGGTTCAAAAGTTTGTTACCTAGGTCCGCATTAATCGCCAAGGAAGAAGCATGGAACGCTTATCCTTACACAAAAACTCGTTATACTTGTCCTTTTGTTGAAAAGTTTTCTATCGAAATAGAAACGTACTATTTTCCTGACAATGGTTACCAAGAAAATGTCTTCAAGCTCAGTGGTAGTGATTTAAGAAATAGAATTGTAG ATATAATTGACATTGTAAAGGATCAATGTGACTATGTGAAAGAGGAGGATCCTAAATTGTATGTATCTCAGAAAACTAATCGAGGACCTCTTACGGAATCATGGCTAGAAGAATACTGGGCTGatgtaaaa GGAAAGCAACAACCGACATCATCCGGAAAATCATTAATGTGTGCATACAAATTATGCCGTGTAGAGTTCCGTTATTGGGGTGTACAAaccaaattagaaaaatttatacacgATATAG CTTTGCGAAAAACTATGGTTAGAGCTCATAGACAAGCTTGGGCTTGGCAAGATGAATGGAACGGTTTGACtatggaaaatattcgagaaattgaACGACAAACACAATTGGCATTGCAAAAAAGAATGGCCAACGCAGAGGGTAGTGAAGAATCCCCGAATGACAATCAAGAGAAATCTATTTCCAATACGACGATGACTCCTCAAGAATCAGATGTTGCCATGACGTTAGCTGCCACACTTGGAAGCATCgagaaaaatgaagattttCAAAGTCCTACAAGTGCTAGAAAATCATCTGATATACCAATGACAAATACAGCTATCAGTTCAGAGGGTGAAGTTAGTCCCGAAGATTCGCCGACTGAAGTACCCGAGCTTAG aaatgctTCTACTGAAGAAAAAGCAGATGCAAAGAAATCatggaagaagaataaagCAGCAATGAATTCGCCATGctcgaataaaagttttgaTATGCAAATAGCAAATTGGCGCATGGAAAGTATCGTGAGAGAATCCGAATCTGATAGTGAAGATGAGTTTTTTGACTGCCAAG AAGAGGACGACAATACGTTCACTTCGTCCACTATGGCAAACAAAGAAG acgaCACGATATTTTCATCTTCATATCTACAACGAATGGCTAGTGAACGTAGCAGTAAAAGATTGCAAATTTCTACTTCAGCCAGTATTGATGCCTCATATCCAGCTTCACCTCAACATTCTCCAACCCATCAACCATGCAAAACTACTGTCCTTCTTATTGTAATGCATGCAGGAAGTGTACTAG atgCTAATGTTGATTTAACGGCGAAAAAATCAGATATCACAACTTTCAAAGGAGCCTTCGAATCTGTAATGAGACAGCGCTATTCCAGTATGGTCGGACATGTTGCTATTAAGTTCGTTTCTTGTCCATCAATTTGCACTGAAGGTCTTGGTATTTTATCgag tTTAAGTCCTTATAGTTTCGATGTTTCACCTTCCTCTATGGATGCTCCTCAAGTAACACACGATACTATTCCAATTGGTGCTATACCTCTGCTTGCTAGTTCTACTTCTGAATATCAGGATGCTGTCTCACGAGTTATAGCAGGAGCGAATCAAGTTTATCatgattttatcaaaagtGAAGAAGGTCGTGGTTTTACGGGACAGATTTGCTTTATTGGAGATTCAGTAGGAGCGATTTTAACATATGACGCTTTGTGTAGATCTGTTCATTCTAGACATAATAGCGAGAACAATATTTTGGATAATCAGGGCATTGAGAATAGCATGAACACTGAAGATGGCAAACACTTGACTGCACCTTCTCCTAGAAGGAAATCTTCTAGTACATG tgaGAGTTCACATTCTAAATTGGATTTTGATGTAGGAGAATTTTTCATGTTTGGTAGTCCACTTGCTTTAGTATTagcatatagaaaaatttctgcaGATAAATCTACTAATATAAAGAGACCATTGgtgaatcaattatataacttatttcaTCCTACTGATCCTGTAGCTGCTAGATTAGAACCACTCATTTCTGCAagattttctcttcttccgcCTGTGAATGTAGCTCAATATCAAAAGTATCCATTAGGAAATGGACAGCCTTATCATTTGT tgGAAGCTATTCAAACAAATCCACAATTATTTACGGATggattaaatattccaaatatgtCAATGTCCCATTTAAGACGACTGTCCGATATATCGATTCATAGTACGATGTCTGGTGTAGTTGAAAATGTTCCTTTGCAAGTAATATCAAATT tAACACAAAAATGGTGGGGTACAAAGAGATTAGATTATGCTCTCTATTGTCCTGAAGGTTTAGCAAATTTCCCTACAAATGCTTTGCCTCATCTTTTTCATGCCAGTTATTGGGAATCTTTTGATGTTATTGCATTTATTCTGCGACAATTAGGCAGATTTGATTTACCATTACTCGCAAAtgaagagaaagaattaaCTTGTTTCCGTCCAGGTCAACCTAGAGAGAAATGGAATAAGAAACGTACTTCTGTTAAACTTAAG aatGTTGCTGCCAATCATAGAGCAAATGATGTAATTGTTAGAGAAGGAGCACCTCAAGTGCTGATTGCTAGATTTATGTATAGTCCAATTGACGTTATCGCTTTAACcg gcgAAAAAGTAGATATTCATATTATGAAGGATGCACCTGCAGGGGAATGGACATATTTATCAACTGAAATAACTGATAAGAATGGtagaataacatataaaatacctGATGATAAAGCATTGGGATATGGTCTTTACCCAGTTAAAATGATTGTtag aGGTGATCATACATTCGTAGACTTCTTCTTGACTGTGATTCCACCAAAAACAGAGTGCGTAGTATTTAGTATAGATGGCTCATTTACTGCAAGTATGTCTGTAAGTGGAAAAGATCCGAAAGTTAGAGCTGGAGCTGTTGATATTGTcag aCATTGGCAAGAACtgggatatttaattatatatattactgcAAGACCTGATATGCAACAACAGAAAGTTGTTTCCTGGTTATCTCAGCACAACTTTCCTCATGGCCTTGTGTCCTTTGCAGATGGTCTTTCAACAGATCCCCTGGGTCATAAAGcggcatatttaaataaacttgtACAG GAACACGGTGTAATAATTCATCACGCATATGGTAGCAGTAAAGATATTAGTGTTTACACTGCAATTAATCTTAAgccaaatcaaattttcatcattgGGAAAGTGTCAAAAAAATACCATGCTTTGGCAACTATCCTTCACGATGGTTATGCTGCTCATTTAAGTATGCTACAGGCGCACGGAGGCTCGAGACCTGCTCAGGGTAATGCACGTATGGTGATTCCAAGAGGTCAATTCGGTTTACCCGGACAAAACGCTTCTCTACGACGAAGAAG ctCTTTTAGATTGGCGAAGCGTGCAATATCTCAACCAACTCCGAGTAAAGTGGTCTATCCCTTGGAACGATCAACGAGTGTTGGGCCTCCAATTTCATCACAGACTACATCAACCTTCCGATCCACGGCACCAGAGAAACTTTGA
- the LOC107997273 gene encoding protein retinal degeneration B isoform X7 — protein MLIKEYRIPLPLTVEEYRIAQLYMIAKKSREESQGAGSGVEIIVNEPYSNGPGGNGQYTHKIYHVGSHLPEWFKSLLPRSALIAKEEAWNAYPYTKTRYTCPFVEKFSIEIETYYFPDNGYQENVFKLSGSDLRNRIVDIIDIVKDQCDYVKEEDPKLYVSQKTNRGPLTESWLEEYWADVKGKQQPTSSGKSLMCAYKLCRVEFRYWGVQTKLEKFIHDIALRKTMVRAHRQAWAWQDEWNGLTMENIREIERQTQLALQKRMANAEGSEESPNDNQEKSISNTTMTPQESDVAMTLAATLGSIEKNEDFQSPTSARKSSDIPMTNTAISSEGEVSPEDSPTEVPELRNASTEEKADAKKSWKKNKAAMNSPCSNKSFDMQIANWRMESIVRESESDSEDEFFDCQAGFIIPIICEENFGDNSSLAKWSSLDLLAEEDDNTFTSSTMANKEDDTIFSSSYLQRMASERSSKRLQISTSASIDASYPASPQHSPTHQPCKTTVLLIVMHAGSVLDANVDLTAKKSDITTFKGAFESVMRQRYSSMVGHVAIKFVSCPSICTEGLGILSSLSPYSFDVSPSSMDAPQVTHDTIPIGAIPLLASSTSEYQDAVSRVIAGANQVYHDFIKSEEGRGFTGQICFIGDSVGAILTYDALCRSVHSRHNSENNILDNQGIENSMNTEDGKHLTAPSPRRKSSSTCESSHSKLDFDVGEFFMFGSPLALVLAYRKISADKSTNIKRPLVNQLYNLFHPTDPVAARLEPLISARFSLLPPVNVAQYQKYPLGNGQPYHLLEAIQTNPQLFTDGLNIPNMSMSHLRRLSDISIHSTMSGVVENVPLQVISNLTQKWWGTKRLDYALYCPEGLANFPTNALPHLFHASYWESFDVIAFILRQLGRFDLPLLANEEKELTCFRPGQPREKWNKKRTSVKLKNVAANHRANDVIVREGAPQVLIARFMYSPIDVIALTGEKVDIHIMKDAPAGEWTYLSTEITDKNGRITYKIPDDKALGYGLYPVKMIVRGDHTFVDFFLTVIPPKTECVVFSIDGSFTASMSVSGKDPKVRAGAVDIVRHWQELGYLIIYITARPDMQQQKVVSWLSQHNFPHGLVSFADGLSTDPLGHKAAYLNKLVQEHGVIIHHAYGSSKDISVYTAINLKPNQIFIIGKVSKKYHALATILHDGYAAHLSMLQAHGGSRPAQGNARMVIPRGQFGLPGQNASLRRRRYLL, from the exons ATGTTGATAAAAGAATATCGAATACCGCTGCCTCTCACTGTAGAAGAATATAGAATTGCTCAGCTTTACATGATAgcg aaaaaatCTAGAGAAGAAAGTCAAGGAGCAGGCAGCGGTGtagaaataatagtaaatgaaCCCTATAGTAATGGTCCAGGAGGAAATGGACAATATactcataaaatttatcatgtgGGCAGTCATCTTCCAGAATGGTTCAAAAGTTTGTTACCTAGGTCCGCATTAATCGCCAAGGAAGAAGCATGGAACGCTTATCCTTACACAAAAACTCGTTATACTTGTCCTTTTGTTGAAAAGTTTTCTATCGAAATAGAAACGTACTATTTTCCTGACAATGGTTACCAAGAAAATGTCTTCAAGCTCAGTGGTAGTGATTTAAGAAATAGAATTGTAG ATATAATTGACATTGTAAAGGATCAATGTGACTATGTGAAAGAGGAGGATCCTAAATTGTATGTATCTCAGAAAACTAATCGAGGACCTCTTACGGAATCATGGCTAGAAGAATACTGGGCTGatgtaaaa GGAAAGCAACAACCGACATCATCCGGAAAATCATTAATGTGTGCATACAAATTATGCCGTGTAGAGTTCCGTTATTGGGGTGTACAAaccaaattagaaaaatttatacacgATATAG CTTTGCGAAAAACTATGGTTAGAGCTCATAGACAAGCTTGGGCTTGGCAAGATGAATGGAACGGTTTGACtatggaaaatattcgagaaattgaACGACAAACACAATTGGCATTGCAAAAAAGAATGGCCAACGCAGAGGGTAGTGAAGAATCCCCGAATGACAATCAAGAGAAATCTATTTCCAATACGACGATGACTCCTCAAGAATCAGATGTTGCCATGACGTTAGCTGCCACACTTGGAAGCATCgagaaaaatgaagattttCAAAGTCCTACAAGTGCTAGAAAATCATCTGATATACCAATGACAAATACAGCTATCAGTTCAGAGGGTGAAGTTAGTCCCGAAGATTCGCCGACTGAAGTACCCGAGCTTAG aaatgctTCTACTGAAGAAAAAGCAGATGCAAAGAAATCatggaagaagaataaagCAGCAATGAATTCGCCATGctcgaataaaagttttgaTATGCAAATAGCAAATTGGCGCATGGAAAGTATCGTGAGAGAATCCGAATCTGATAGTGAAGATGAGTTTTTTGACTGCCAAG CTGGGTTCATTATACCTATTATATGCGAAG AGAACTTTGGAGATAACTCTTCATTAGCTAAATGGAGTTCTTTGGATCTTCTAGCAGAAGAGGACGACAATACGTTCACTTCGTCCACTATGGCAAACAAAGAAG acgaCACGATATTTTCATCTTCATATCTACAACGAATGGCTAGTGAACGTAGCAGTAAAAGATTGCAAATTTCTACTTCAGCCAGTATTGATGCCTCATATCCAGCTTCACCTCAACATTCTCCAACCCATCAACCATGCAAAACTACTGTCCTTCTTATTGTAATGCATGCAGGAAGTGTACTAG atgCTAATGTTGATTTAACGGCGAAAAAATCAGATATCACAACTTTCAAAGGAGCCTTCGAATCTGTAATGAGACAGCGCTATTCCAGTATGGTCGGACATGTTGCTATTAAGTTCGTTTCTTGTCCATCAATTTGCACTGAAGGTCTTGGTATTTTATCgag tTTAAGTCCTTATAGTTTCGATGTTTCACCTTCCTCTATGGATGCTCCTCAAGTAACACACGATACTATTCCAATTGGTGCTATACCTCTGCTTGCTAGTTCTACTTCTGAATATCAGGATGCTGTCTCACGAGTTATAGCAGGAGCGAATCAAGTTTATCatgattttatcaaaagtGAAGAAGGTCGTGGTTTTACGGGACAGATTTGCTTTATTGGAGATTCAGTAGGAGCGATTTTAACATATGACGCTTTGTGTAGATCTGTTCATTCTAGACATAATAGCGAGAACAATATTTTGGATAATCAGGGCATTGAGAATAGCATGAACACTGAAGATGGCAAACACTTGACTGCACCTTCTCCTAGAAGGAAATCTTCTAGTACATG tgaGAGTTCACATTCTAAATTGGATTTTGATGTAGGAGAATTTTTCATGTTTGGTAGTCCACTTGCTTTAGTATTagcatatagaaaaatttctgcaGATAAATCTACTAATATAAAGAGACCATTGgtgaatcaattatataacttatttcaTCCTACTGATCCTGTAGCTGCTAGATTAGAACCACTCATTTCTGCAagattttctcttcttccgcCTGTGAATGTAGCTCAATATCAAAAGTATCCATTAGGAAATGGACAGCCTTATCATTTGT tgGAAGCTATTCAAACAAATCCACAATTATTTACGGATggattaaatattccaaatatgtCAATGTCCCATTTAAGACGACTGTCCGATATATCGATTCATAGTACGATGTCTGGTGTAGTTGAAAATGTTCCTTTGCAAGTAATATCAAATT tAACACAAAAATGGTGGGGTACAAAGAGATTAGATTATGCTCTCTATTGTCCTGAAGGTTTAGCAAATTTCCCTACAAATGCTTTGCCTCATCTTTTTCATGCCAGTTATTGGGAATCTTTTGATGTTATTGCATTTATTCTGCGACAATTAGGCAGATTTGATTTACCATTACTCGCAAAtgaagagaaagaattaaCTTGTTTCCGTCCAGGTCAACCTAGAGAGAAATGGAATAAGAAACGTACTTCTGTTAAACTTAAG aatGTTGCTGCCAATCATAGAGCAAATGATGTAATTGTTAGAGAAGGAGCACCTCAAGTGCTGATTGCTAGATTTATGTATAGTCCAATTGACGTTATCGCTTTAACcg gcgAAAAAGTAGATATTCATATTATGAAGGATGCACCTGCAGGGGAATGGACATATTTATCAACTGAAATAACTGATAAGAATGGtagaataacatataaaatacctGATGATAAAGCATTGGGATATGGTCTTTACCCAGTTAAAATGATTGTtag aGGTGATCATACATTCGTAGACTTCTTCTTGACTGTGATTCCACCAAAAACAGAGTGCGTAGTATTTAGTATAGATGGCTCATTTACTGCAAGTATGTCTGTAAGTGGAAAAGATCCGAAAGTTAGAGCTGGAGCTGTTGATATTGTcag aCATTGGCAAGAACtgggatatttaattatatatattactgcAAGACCTGATATGCAACAACAGAAAGTTGTTTCCTGGTTATCTCAGCACAACTTTCCTCATGGCCTTGTGTCCTTTGCAGATGGTCTTTCAACAGATCCCCTGGGTCATAAAGcggcatatttaaataaacttgtACAG GAACACGGTGTAATAATTCATCACGCATATGGTAGCAGTAAAGATATTAGTGTTTACACTGCAATTAATCTTAAgccaaatcaaattttcatcattgGGAAAGTGTCAAAAAAATACCATGCTTTGGCAACTATCCTTCACGATGGTTATGCTGCTCATTTAAGTATGCTACAGGCGCACGGAGGCTCGAGACCTGCTCAGGGTAATGCACGTATGGTGATTCCAAGAGGTCAATTCGGTTTACCCGGACAAAACGCTTCTCTACGACGAAGAAG GTACCTGTTATGA